TCGTTAAGCTAGTCAGGGTTTCATGCCAAATTCCTTGAGCAGCATAGAGTGCAGGAAGATCCCGCTCGTTTGAGCTTCTTACCTTTTCTTGGAAACCTCGTGGAGGATTCACACGCTGCACGAATCCCTGAACTCGTAAATCCCCACTGCGATCGCTTGGATCTAGAGGATTATTACACAATAAAGTTAGCGTCCAGTAATAGGTTTTACCAACCTCTAAGCCTGTCCTCGGTATCCGAACGGAGCCATCATTCGGTAGTTGGAAACTTGCAATGCCAGGAGCGTTTACGAGAGACAACGTTGTGCGATAGAGTTCTTGACCTCGGTAGCGATCGTACAGCACAAACTGTGCAGCAGATGCCTTGCTCTGGGGTAGATACCAGAAAAATGTTGGGTAACCCTCTAAGGTCACACCAAGCTGAGACTCAGGAATC
This genomic stretch from Cyanobacteriota bacterium harbors:
- a CDS encoding DUF928 domain-containing protein, encoding MATVTGNSNRWRRLSTVSIAIGCAVLTGGAPLVLANGFSGIGIPGRREGAGTRSTCMVGGAQSVPLLPVIPESQLGVTLEGYPTFFWYLPQSKASAAQFVLYDRYRGQELYRTTLSLVNAPGIASFQLPNDGSVRIPRTGLEVGKTYYWTLTLLCNNPLDPSDRSGDLRVQGFVQRVNPPRGFQEKVRSSNERDLPALYAAQGIWHETLTSLT